Within the uncultured Bacteroides sp. genome, the region GTTTGTAAGATTCCTCGCTGGGACTTAGGTAAGTTCCACGGAGTAGATCGTGAGCTGGGCAGTAGTATGAAGTCAGTAGGAGAGGTTATGGCTATCGGTCGTACCTTCGAAGAAGCCATTCAAAAAGGACTTCGTATGATAGGTCAGGGAATGCACGGTTTCGTGGAAAACAAAGAACTGGTTATTGAAGATATAGATAAATCTCTGCATGAACCAACTGATAAGCGTATTTTCGTTATCAGCGAAGCTTTCAAAGCAGGATATACCATTGATCAGATACACGACCTGACTAAGATTGATAAATGGTTCCTTCAGAAGTTGATGAATATTGTTCGTACAGCTAATGAACTAGAATCAAAAAATTCACTACAATCAGTATCTGCTGAGTTACTTAAAAAGGCAAAAGTACAAGGCTTCTCAGATTTTCAGATTGCCCGCGCTATCTGGAATGATGGAGGCGATATGGAACAGGCAATGAATAAGGTTCGCGATTACCGTAAATCTTTGAACATTGTTCCGGTAGTGAAGCAGATTGATACTCTGGCTGCAGAATATCCTGCTCAGACTAATTATCTGTACCTTACTTATAGCGGAATTGCTAATGATGTTACTTATCTAGGTGACCATCGCTCAATTGTGGTTCTGGGTTCTGGTGCTTATCGTATTGGTAGTTCTGTAGAGTTCGACTGGTGTGGTGTAAATGCGCTGAATACAATCCGCAAGGAAGGCTGGCGTAGTGTGATGATCAATTACAATCCGGAAACAGTCTCCACAGACTATGATATGTGTGATCGTCTTTATTTTGACGAGCTTACATTTGAACGTGTAATGGATATCCTGGAACTGGAAAATCCTCATGGTGTAATTGTATCTACAGGAGGCCAGATTCCTAATAACCTTGCAATGAGACTGGACGAACAGAATATTAATATTCTCGGAACTTCAGCAAAAAGTATTGATAATGCCGAAGACAGAAATAAGTTCTCTGCAATGCTCGACCGTATTGGTGTAGATCAACCTCGCTGGAGAGAATTAACCAGCATGGAAGATATTAATGACTTCGTTGCTGAAGTAGGATTCCCGGTTTTGGTCAGACCTTCGTATGTACTTAGTGGTGCAGCAATGAATGTTTGCTCTAATCAGGAAGAACTGGAACGTTTCTTACAGTTAGCAGCAAATGTTTCAAAGAAACATCCGGTAGTAGTTAGTCAGTTTATTGAATTTGCCAAGGAAGTGGAAATGGATGCTGTGGCAGATAAAGGTGAAATTATTGCCTATGCAATTAGTGAACACATTGAGTTTGCCGGTGTGCATTCAGGTGATGCAACTATTCAGTTCCCTCCACAGAAACTGTATGTTGAAACAGTACGCCGCATCAAACGTATCTCTAAGCAAATTGCAAAAGAATTAAATATTTCCGGTCCATTTAATATACAGTATCTTGCAAGAGAAAATGATATTAAGGTAATTGAATGTAACCTTCGTGCTTCTCGTAGCTTCCCATTTGTGAGCAAAGTCTTAAAGATAAACTTTATTGAACTGGCTACAAAGATCATGTTGGGATTACCTGTAGAAAAGCCAGAGAAGAGCTTGTTCGAATTGGATTACGTAGGTATTAAAGCATCTCAGTTCTCTTTCTCACGCTTACAAAAAGCGGATCCTGTGTTAGGTGTTGATATGGCTAGTACGGGTGAGGTAGGTTGTATTGGTGATGATAGTTCTTGTGCAATCTTAAAGGCTATGCTTTCTGTAGGCTATAAAATCCCTAAGAAGAATATACTTTTATCAACCGGAACAGCTAAAGAGAAAACTGATATGCTGGCAGCAGCGCGTCTTCTTATCGAAAAAGAATACAACATATTTGCTACTGGTGGAACACATAAGGTTTTAGTAGAAAATGGAATTCCAAGCACATTAGTATATTGGCCTAGTGAAGAGGGCACACCTCAGGCTTTAGATTTGCTTCGTAACAAGGAAATTGATATGGTAGTAAATATTCCAAAGAACCTTACCGAAGGAGAGTTGGACAACGGATATAAGATTCGTCGTGCAGCTATTGACTTAAATATCCCGTTAATAACCAATCCTCGCTTGGCTAGCGCATTCATCACTGCATTCTGCACGCTGACTGTGGATGATCTTTTGATAAAGAGCTGGGAAGAATATAAGTAAGCATTATAGCTTTATATTCATAAAAAGTTAAAAGCCTAATATAATAGCTGCGTTAGCAAAGAATTAATTCTGCTAACGCAGCTTTTTTTTTGGTTCTTCGTCACTTTAGGTGCAAGCTATTGCATTAAGCTACTTATTTATGATTGTTTTGCAGACTTTTCATCAGATTCAAAAAATGGCTT harbors:
- the carB gene encoding carbamoyl-phosphate synthase (glutamine-hydrolyzing) large subunit — protein: MKDKIKKVLILGSGALKIGEAGEFDYSGSQALKALREEGIQTVLINPNIATVQTSEGVADTIYFLPVTPFFVEKVIQKEKPEGVLLAFGGQTALNCGVELYRAGLLEKYNVEVLGTPVQAIIDTEDRELFVKKLDEINVKTIKSEAVEDIVNARRAAKELGYPVIIRAAYALGGLGSGFCDNEQELNKLAEKAFSFSPQVLVEKSLKGWKEIEYEVVRDRFDNCITVCNMENFDPLGIHTGESIVIAPSQTLTNSEYHKLRELAIRIIRHIGIVGECNVQYAFDPESEDYRVIEVNARLSRSSALASKATGYPLAFVAAKLGLGYGLFDLKNSVTKTTSAFFEPALDYVVCKIPRWDLGKFHGVDRELGSSMKSVGEVMAIGRTFEEAIQKGLRMIGQGMHGFVENKELVIEDIDKSLHEPTDKRIFVISEAFKAGYTIDQIHDLTKIDKWFLQKLMNIVRTANELESKNSLQSVSAELLKKAKVQGFSDFQIARAIWNDGGDMEQAMNKVRDYRKSLNIVPVVKQIDTLAAEYPAQTNYLYLTYSGIANDVTYLGDHRSIVVLGSGAYRIGSSVEFDWCGVNALNTIRKEGWRSVMINYNPETVSTDYDMCDRLYFDELTFERVMDILELENPHGVIVSTGGQIPNNLAMRLDEQNINILGTSAKSIDNAEDRNKFSAMLDRIGVDQPRWRELTSMEDINDFVAEVGFPVLVRPSYVLSGAAMNVCSNQEELERFLQLAANVSKKHPVVVSQFIEFAKEVEMDAVADKGEIIAYAISEHIEFAGVHSGDATIQFPPQKLYVETVRRIKRISKQIAKELNISGPFNIQYLARENDIKVIECNLRASRSFPFVSKVLKINFIELATKIMLGLPVEKPEKSLFELDYVGIKASQFSFSRLQKADPVLGVDMASTGEVGCIGDDSSCAILKAMLSVGYKIPKKNILLSTGTAKEKTDMLAAARLLIEKEYNIFATGGTHKVLVENGIPSTLVYWPSEEGTPQALDLLRNKEIDMVVNIPKNLTEGELDNGYKIRRAAIDLNIPLITNPRLASAFITAFCTLTVDDLLIKSWEEYK